One window of Microbispora sp. ZYX-F-249 genomic DNA carries:
- a CDS encoding winged helix DNA-binding domain-containing protein — translation MVAETTWAQVLAWRLRRQFVEPASGDDAVAITRRLCGVQAQVASSAALAVAVRHASPRPGEIEDALWRDRTLVKTWTMRGTLHLLPADEFPAYRAALGSLRFWEKASWQRGHGVSAGEIEAVVEAVPRALSGRVLNREELVEAVIEVTGDAHLRQALTSGWGALLKPLSFLGELCYGPPRDGRVTFTAPAGWLPGGGESLSAEEGGVRVLRAFLGAHGPATPRMFDAWLFRGATPKTVLRGWFRDLEPELAQVEVEGEPAVLPAELLDDLLACPPSEDVHLLPGFDQFILGAPRDLEPLLPKAARPKVSRTAGWISPVVIHRGRVAGVWEAKEGRPVVELFEPVPERLLAAETDRVAMLLDRL, via the coding sequence GTGGTTGCTGAGACGACGTGGGCGCAGGTGCTCGCCTGGAGGCTGAGACGGCAGTTCGTCGAGCCCGCGAGCGGTGACGACGCGGTGGCGATCACGCGGCGTCTGTGCGGGGTGCAGGCCCAGGTGGCCTCGTCGGCGGCGCTGGCCGTCGCCGTACGGCACGCGAGCCCGCGCCCCGGAGAGATCGAGGACGCCCTGTGGCGTGACCGCACGCTGGTCAAGACCTGGACGATGCGCGGCACGCTCCACCTCCTTCCCGCCGACGAGTTCCCCGCCTACCGCGCGGCCCTCGGGTCGCTCAGGTTCTGGGAGAAGGCCTCCTGGCAGCGTGGCCACGGAGTGTCCGCCGGGGAGATCGAGGCCGTCGTGGAGGCCGTTCCCCGTGCGCTGTCCGGCCGGGTGCTGAACCGGGAGGAGCTGGTCGAGGCGGTCATCGAGGTGACCGGGGACGCCCACCTCAGACAGGCCCTCACATCCGGCTGGGGCGCGCTGCTCAAGCCGCTCAGCTTCCTGGGCGAGCTGTGCTACGGCCCGCCGCGGGACGGCAGGGTCACGTTCACCGCACCCGCCGGCTGGCTGCCGGGCGGGGGAGAGTCGCTCTCGGCGGAGGAAGGGGGAGTGCGGGTGCTCCGCGCCTTCCTCGGCGCCCACGGCCCGGCCACTCCCCGGATGTTCGACGCCTGGCTGTTCCGCGGCGCCACGCCGAAGACCGTCCTGCGCGGCTGGTTCCGGGATCTGGAGCCCGAGCTGGCGCAGGTCGAGGTGGAGGGCGAGCCCGCCGTGCTGCCCGCGGAGCTTCTGGACGACCTGCTGGCCTGCCCGCCGTCCGAGGACGTGCATCTGCTGCCCGGCTTCGACCAGTTCATCCTGGGTGCGCCGCGCGACCTGGAACCGCTCCTGCCGAAGGCCGCGCGGCCCAAGGTGAGCCGGACGGCCGGATGGATCTCGCCCGTGGTCATCCACCGGGGCCGGGTGGCGGGCGTGTGGGAGGCCAAGGAGGGGCGTCCGGTCGTCGAGCTGTTCGAGCCGGTGCCGGAGCGCCTCCTGGCCGCGGAGACCGACCGCGTGGCCATGCTCCTCGATCGGCTCTAA
- a CDS encoding FMN-binding negative transcriptional regulator, protein MLIHPWDAAPDEEALAFVRANEFGHLIASGRDRDVPVVVPTQFLLADASTILLHLARPNPVWPAIEENPAVVMAVAGDWAYVEGAWKALPGTDEDPRLGVPTTYYAAVQLVCHAEIVDDPDGKLGILRAQLARLDHDLADPAEHYRRLPGIRGLRLAVQKINGKFKYGGNVDEAHRRYVAERLAERGGPGDRAARDHLLRGLG, encoded by the coding sequence GTGCTCATCCATCCCTGGGACGCGGCCCCGGACGAGGAGGCGCTGGCCTTCGTCCGCGCGAACGAGTTCGGCCACCTCATCGCGTCCGGACGCGACCGTGACGTGCCGGTGGTCGTGCCCACGCAGTTCCTCCTTGCCGACGCGTCCACGATCCTGCTGCACCTCGCCCGGCCGAACCCGGTCTGGCCGGCGATCGAAGAGAACCCGGCCGTGGTGATGGCGGTGGCCGGTGACTGGGCGTACGTCGAGGGCGCGTGGAAGGCGCTGCCGGGCACCGACGAGGATCCCCGGCTCGGCGTCCCCACGACGTACTACGCCGCCGTCCAGCTGGTCTGCCACGCGGAGATCGTCGACGATCCCGACGGGAAGCTCGGCATCCTGCGGGCCCAGCTCGCGCGGCTGGACCATGATCTGGCCGACCCCGCCGAGCACTACCGTCGCCTGCCGGGCATCCGCGGCCTGCGGCTGGCGGTCCAGAAAATCAACGGCAAGTTCAAGTACGGCGGGAACGTCGACGAGGCCCACCGCCGGTACGTCGCGGAACGCCTCGCGGAGCGGGGCGGCCCCGGCGACCGCGCCGCCCGCGACCACCTGCTGCGCGGGCTCGGCTGA
- a CDS encoding ABC transporter permease yields MTADTLTAATTIPFHRLLVVEARKLADTRSGKIIALIMVGLVVASVVARGAVVGPKLQTLAATAAMSLATLLPVLAILTVTGEWAHRTALTTFVLEPRRHRVLAAKCLPPLLTAVALSLFAMLVAVPVTAVVAGVRNTPASWDLQPFWLLGWTGANVLVTAAGLALGALFLNAPAAIVVNLSTPMLWNVLGNLSSVGAGIAGWLDLNTTAASLVSGDMTWIEVARLATSIAFWIVLPMAAGLVRVLRKEVT; encoded by the coding sequence ATGACTGCCGACACCTTGACCGCCGCCACCACGATTCCGTTCCACAGACTGCTCGTCGTAGAAGCCCGCAAGCTCGCCGACACCCGCAGCGGCAAGATCATCGCTTTGATCATGGTCGGGCTGGTGGTCGCGTCCGTCGTGGCGCGCGGCGCCGTCGTCGGTCCGAAGCTGCAGACCCTCGCGGCCACGGCCGCGATGAGCCTCGCCACCCTGCTTCCGGTGCTCGCCATCCTCACGGTGACCGGCGAGTGGGCGCATCGCACGGCGCTGACCACCTTCGTGCTCGAACCACGCCGCCATCGCGTCCTCGCCGCCAAGTGCCTGCCGCCCCTGCTCACGGCGGTGGCGCTCTCGCTGTTCGCCATGCTGGTCGCGGTGCCGGTCACGGCCGTCGTGGCCGGGGTCCGGAACACGCCCGCCTCCTGGGACCTCCAGCCCTTCTGGCTGCTCGGCTGGACCGGGGCGAACGTCCTCGTGACCGCGGCGGGCCTCGCCCTCGGCGCGCTGTTCCTCAACGCACCCGCCGCGATCGTGGTCAACCTGTCGACTCCGATGCTGTGGAATGTCCTCGGCAATCTCAGCTCGGTCGGCGCGGGGATCGCCGGATGGCTCGACCTCAACACGACCGCCGCTTCCCTGGTGAGCGGCGACATGACCTGGATCGAGGTCGCCCGGCTGGCGACGTCGATCGCCTTCTGGATCGTCCTTCCCATGGCCGCCGGCCTGGTCCGCGTGCTCCGCAAGGAGGTGACCTGA